In Capsicum annuum cultivar UCD-10X-F1 chromosome 8, UCD10Xv1.1, whole genome shotgun sequence, the genomic window aatatgCTATCtaaacatgattaaaattattttttattaaaattattttttatgtggttatagtagatgttacagctcaccgaggacatgaccctagataggaaggtctagAGGACGCAAATtacggcagaggactagggccagtttgggttgctagtgtagggaattacttggtgggggttttattcctgttatgattccgtgttccgtgttccgtgttccatgtttcattacgaatctgtgtgctttcctctgctctcttctgttttatattacttatgggtgccgtattaaTGTTATGTAAtttgcttctgtgctttactatgcgtttgtgtggtatctcgtgccttgagccgggggtctatcggaaacagcctttctacttcttcagaggtagaggtatggactgcgtacatcttaccccccagaccccactaggtgggaatacactgggtttgttgttgttgttgtattttatccTAATTGAAGTTTTACTAATCTTTTAAGATTTCATTCATTGAAAGAACATACAAAAGTATTTTGCTAAACCAGGCtttcaataatttaatttaaatgttATCTTTACttataaattaactttattggcgtaatcatacaataatttgtagcatcaaatattttttatattacttaAATATTGTATTTCTTGAAATAAAATGGGTTAGTCAAtaagtttaattgagaaaaaaataatgaaggtAATTCAACATAAAACAACAATCATTCTAGATTgttaaaaactttattttaaaaaattcagtGAACTAAAAAGGTAAACAGTTTTAGTGCATgcatttgtttgaaaaataaaagaaagtccAAAATATACTCTAATAAAATATTGTTGTTTAACTTACAAAAGCTTTTACTTCCTTCACTTTAACTTGTTTGTGTGATTTTGATTTAGCCCAAAGTTTAAAAGTTTAAAAGCGTGacgaagatttttgaattttgtgatcttaaactAAGATATATGTGGAAAGaaccaaaatattctttaatcttgtaGTCGTAAACAAGTCATACGGAAAGATGAATTAAAAGAGtgtaaaaaaaggaaatagatattCTTCTATTGAAACGGATATATGAtttaacatttcaaaaatattgagaaattatTGAACTACTTCCAACTAATACTATAATGttacaaaaacaaacaaaaaacaagagtagcaaaaaacagaaaaaattataaatataaatgttaatgTAGTTTGGGTCGGGCTTAGCACGAGCCAAATGACGCTAGTTTTATGTTATGTATTTAAAATTACGTAAAAAGTATAATAGTTACAATAACTAATCATTTAATTATTTGGAGACACATAAAAGAAATTTGTCGGCTCGAAATTCTATTAGTGCACATAAATtggaatatataatttgaaattttcatgaaaagtaatctaaatcacaataataatcaaattaaaatatttgaaagatgtaAAAAAAATTTGTTTGACTTTATAAATTCTATCAATGTCATATAatggagtaacatatattatttgaaaattataataattaacttaaaatatctacaactatataacaaatttgattgGTTATCTTAAATATTCTATTAGTGCCACATAATTTGAGACAAATATAGTAACATATAGTATCTGGAAATTATGTACATATAGTATCAGAAAAGTAtgtaaaatactataaatcaatcATCAATAACTTGAAATattcaaaaatcaaacaaaaaaattggTTGACTTTCTCTTGTGTCACATAACTTCTGATTAAAAAAACAGCATATTGGGCCATGTTGGCACGGCCTCCAATAGGTAGTAGTAGTAAAATTGACACCGATTAAAAACGGACTGCATACACAGATAACATAGAAGGAGTTGAACACAACAGTTAGACAGACCTTTCTTCCTGACTCATGCCAGAGTGGATGCAGATAGATGGAAAATTACACTCCACCAGTAACTTGTTCAACTCTGCTGCTCTGCTCACACTcttgacaaaaataacaacttgGTTGAAGTCCAAAGCATCCAACAGGTCATTCAGCTTCCGGTTTTTCTCTGTTTCACTCAATTTGATGTAGTGCTGCCATCAAATAGAAGCAACTTAAGGAAGATAGTTGTAACTAATAAAATGTAGCAAAAGATTAGGCTTTGAAGCTGTACCTGTACAAGTCCATGCAGTGTCAACTTGGCCTCGTCGTCAACATAAATTTCCATTGGCTGAAAGGAATAAAGGTTATAGCAAACGATATTAGGAGCTTCGTGAGCTAACGGAATCTGATTACGAAATGAACGATGGATGTAGGTCCTCCATCTGTGAGCTCTCCTTGCAGCTTAGAGTAAAATCACCCAACTAGTCCCATTCTTGCTCATCGTATTTCTACAACACTTATCAAAAAGCTTCCATTGGGACTCCAAGCATCAACCCCCAGGTTATCCCATTTCGACTGAAGACCTTCCCCACCCCTCTTGACATATTTAACTATATGACAAGAACATGTAAGAACAAACATCAACGCACAAACTCAAGAAAACGAAGAACTACAAGCTTAGCCGAAAAACTAGCGTTCAGCACAGCAACCAGCTCCAGAGACACCTCATCTTTGTTCTCTTCCCCAGTAAAATTAAGTTTAGACAAAGATATACCAAATAAGTCACAACTATCGCCTgcagaaagctgaaattatggaAATACGACAGACTTCTAAATTCAAGAACTGGCCACAGGACATTACATCTTGCATGAATTTCTTGCAAACCGGGCGAATCTCCTTGCTGAGAGTAGCAGAAAACATCATGACTTGCTTGTCATGAGGAGTCATCTTGAAGATTTCCTGCACGTCTCTCCGCATGTCTGCACATGTAACAGATATACTTGAGAAAAAACTACCAAAAGAAAAGATCATAGGAATTTTAGCAACCAAAAGAAAAGATCATAGGAATTTTAGCAGTGAGAGTTGGAAAAAATGCTTGCTAAGACATACCAAGTGACTCAAGCATCTTGTCACATTCATCTAGTATAAAATGCCTCACATTCCTCAAGGACAGGTCCTTATCTCTTGCCAATGCAAGTATTCTTCCAGGAGTTCCAACAACAGCATGAGGGCATTCATTCTTCAGCAGCTCTTTGTGGAGTTTGATGTTGACACCACCATAGAAAACAGCAACCTTGATATCGGGCAGATAAGTGCTGAACCTCTCAAACTCATGACAGATCTGCAGATAGTGTACTCAGTTAGCAGATTAAACAGTTTTCATAACTTGAGCAAATTTGACAATCCTTTTAACATTGAGTGAATGGAAAGCAGAAAACTTTCAGATCAGTACACATACCTGATAAGCTAATTCTCTAGTGTGACATAGAACCAGGGCAGCAACCTGACCAGCAATGGGCTCAATCTGTTGCAGAGTTGAAAGGACAAAAACAGCAGTTTTTCCCATTCCAGATTTAGCTTGGCACACGACATCCATTCCCAGAATAGCTTGTGGAATGCACTCATGTTGCACTGATGATGAACCAAATACATCGGAGCCAACGAGACCCCAGtttcagttttaaaattttaCCATTGTACATCTCCAAATTAGTAGTGATAGGAGTAATTTACCTGAAAACagaaattggaaaaaaattgTCAACAACATTGTAAGAGATAGATTATGGTCTAGCATATCCAAAACAAAGTGAACTAATTAGTACACtccaaaaaccctaaaaaaaataataccaaaccTAAAAGGAAAAATTGAGACCAAAACCCTGCTATAGTATGTAGTTCCGTCAACaactaaaaacaaaattcaaaccatACAATAGTTTCTCTCCCGAGAAATATGATACATAGAAAGCTAACAAGCTCAATATAAAATAAAGGACTGAGCCCACAAGTACATAAAGGTGAATGCAAGCCAAAATAAAAGGTTCAGTTGGAAAAGTTGGACCTGACAATCACAACTGCATAAATGTCAATGTCCTCTTATGGATTCCCTCACTCCCCTACAAGACTAGATTCCGTCAAACTTCCTATAAAGTAACAGACAGCAAAGAACACATCGGATTGGATATCCAAATTGAAAGAGTGAATATTTTGGTTTAATTAGttcaatttatggattttgaGGTTATCAGAGacctaatattataaaaattcctGAATTTACTAGTGATTATACCAAATAGTTGACAGTAAGGTGTAGTTGTTAAGAGAACCTGTAgtgttttttgtaatttttgagacAGTTTATGTTTCTCACGAGCTGTTTTTGGTCTGGTTACTTGTACATTTAGCTGTGCTGGCAACTCATTGTACTCAATCTCTATTCTTAGTAAAGGGGAGGTTTTCTTTTTGTGTAGATACAATTTTTGTAGTTTGAAGTTGGAAATTTGTTAAATTCTTCTGTCATTGAATGATcaatctttttaattatttacgGCAGCAGATACATTTTATCTTATCTGGCAAGCTAGTGTTGATTATTCACCTTCTTTTCCCCTTGTTGTCATGCTGTTTATATGTGTCTTGCACATCAAAATGTAAAGAGGAATTATTTCTGTATTTTGGGTCCTTTAGAGCTAGAGGTATTCTAATTATAACAATATCCATAAACATGCACTACAAAGACATGACAACACATTTCTGAAACTACGATTTTTCAATAAAGGAACTCGACACGACATTTCTTATATTTAGTACAAAAAACCCTCCCATTTCTGCTTGAACCAGAAACAAGAGGAAGCTAGGTATGGAATATGCCTTGTACTCAACCTTAAACCCTAAAAATGCTTATACTCCCAGTCCACATAACAAGAATGTAATATTTTGGTAAAATCAGGCAAACGTGTATTTATTTCTTGATTGTCAGCTTCGGGGAAAACAAGGTTAAGCCCACAAGGTTAAGAACTGAGTGAGAAAATACACAGAACAGTCCACACCACAAGTAAGTTCAAAGAGTAGTATAAGAAAGCTTAATATTAGCTGGTCATCACTTTTTTACAGGATAGTACTGAAATCAACAATTTTAGTTCAGAAGGACAAAAATACCCAGCTACAAGGTAACTTGCCTTCGGAAGGATGCTCAAACCCAGAATCGACAATTGCCCGCAATAGCTCTGGCTTTAGAAGAAAGTCTCTGAAACCTGAACTGTGAATCCCAACATAACCCCTGCATACACCGGAAAAGACAGGAATATTTAACCAAAAATCCAAGCACAAGATCAcagataaagaataaaaatcaatcaagTAAGCCTCCCCCCAAACAAGTTGGAATTGACTACATGAATCCTCCGTATTTCAAGATACTCAGACACGTTTCTtttcattaataaataaaatgacttcttaaaatataaataatggccTGGCCCTACTGCAGCTCAATCACAAACAAGCAAGGTTTGGCTATATTAATCCCTCTATATTCCACTCTATTTATGCCAGTTAGATTCTACACCAATAAAGAGAGGACAAAATAAAAAGGCCACTTTGCAAAGCAGTGAAATCCTTCATTTCCTCAAAAAAAAGCAGTCAAATTTTCAAGCAGATAAATTACTCCAACATAAGAATACAGACACAACAAAAGAAAAACTTCAATAGGTGTAGATTACTCAttaaaacctctaattttttaccGTATGGAAGTCAAGAGCTCAGACaaaccgaaaaaaaaaaaaaggagatatATGCTTTTTTTGAGGCAGCAAAAGAAGAACATATTTCAGCAGAACAAAAATTCGCAAGCAGATACTTCCCCTCcgtaaatacaaaaacaaaaataaagaagtctAAACTTTAATTAATAAACTAACTAATGAGGGTTAGAATAATGATTGAACATAGGattattgaaatttttagaaaatatacaaCAAACCAAAATTTAATGCTAGCGCGAGATCTCACTTTTTGGCGGACTCGCCATTGACTTTTGTAGCGGAATCAGGGATTTTTTCGTCATCTTCTTCATAGTCAAGAAGCTCTTCCTCATAAGCATCGTTCTCCTTGTTTTCTCCCATATTTAGCTATCTACTATTACTACTACACACCAAATATACGCCAGAtccaataacaacaacatcaaaattcTATAATATAAGTAAACAATTACGCAAAAAACATCGAATGCGTGTATAAAAAGAGATATTTGATAAGAAAGATGCTCTACCTCAATCGATAAGATATTTGATAAGAAAAGTGGGAATCTAGGTGGGGGGAATTAGGGCGAGGGTTTCGGAAGCTGCAGAAAAAATGTCAGAAAAAAAAAACGTGAACAAAGAGAGGTGGGGTTTTGTGATGGGAGGGCAGTAATTAACTAAGGGATGACGaacttttgaatgattttaaccGGCTAAATTTGAGAAACAGATACAAATTGGTCGGCTTTTAAAATTTAgtctcaaattaaaaaaaaaatagtctttattttttaattaatatttttgaataaattttctCTAACTAGTGGagtaaattatataaatgaatattataatagataataactttatatttatatcttttaatttttattttttttattttttagtaattgTTTGGATGATGGTTTCTGatggtatggtatgatatgattagtaataatatcatgttggtttttgttgtttttcaaaatatatgatataatatgatTTAGTTCTATGgtaaggatatcatgaaaatcctcaATCTTTTGAACCACCGATTTGGTGGTATCCATGATTATCtaatttatgttttcaattatGCCCTTATCAAATCTTTTATAATTCTATCTCACCCTTCTTCCAATTATGCTGATGTTGTTGTTAGAACATCTTCGACTAccttgaatttcaatttttgtgTCTAATCTGAACTTTAGCACTAACAATAGTTACAGTTTAGTTACCGATGAATGTTTCTGTTGAATCTTTCTCATCTCTGTTGTGAATGTAAGTGTGC contains:
- the LOC107838872 gene encoding DEAD-box ATP-dependent RNA helicase 15 isoform X1 codes for the protein MGENKENDAYEEELLDYEEDDEKIPDSATKVNGESAKKGYVGIHSSGFRDFLLKPELLRAIVDSGFEHPSEVQHECIPQAILGMDVVCQAKSGMGKTAVFVLSTLQQIEPIAGQVAALVLCHTRELAYQICHEFERFSTYLPDIKVAVFYGGVNIKLHKELLKNECPHAVVGTPGRILALARDKDLSLRNVRHFILDECDKMLESLDMRRDVQEIFKMTPHDKQVMMFSATLSKEIRPVCKKFMQDPMEIYVDDEAKLTLHGLVQHYIKLSETEKNRKLNDLLDALDFNQVVIFVKSVSRAAELNKLLVECNFPSICIHSGMSQEERLTRYKGFKEGHKRILVATDLVGRGIDIERVNIVINYDMPDSADTYLHRVGRAGRFGTKGLAITFVSSASDSEVLNQVQERFEVDIKELPEQIDTSTYMPS
- the LOC107838872 gene encoding DEAD-box ATP-dependent RNA helicase 15 isoform X3, with amino-acid sequence MDVVCQAKSGMGKTAVFVLSTLQQIEPIAGQVAALVLCHTRELAYQICHEFERFSTYLPDIKVAVFYGGVNIKLHKELLKNECPHAVVGTPGRILALARDKDLSLRNVRHFILDECDKMLESLDMRRDVQEIFKMTPHDKQVMMFSATLSKEIRPVCKKFMQDPMEIYVDDEAKLTLHGLVQHYIKLSETEKNRKLNDLLDALDFNQVVIFVKSVSRAAELNKLLVECNFPSICIHSGMSQEERLTRYKGFKEGHKRILVATDLVGRGIDIERVNIVINYDMPDSADTYLHRVGRAGRFGTKGLAITFVSSASDSEVLNQVQERFEVDIKELPEQIDTSTYMPS
- the LOC107838872 gene encoding DEAD-box ATP-dependent RNA helicase 15 isoform X2, with the translated sequence MGENKENDAYEEELLDYEEDDEKIPDSATKVNGESAKKGYVGIHSSGFRDFLLKPELLRAIVDSGFEHPSEVQHECIPQAILGMDVVCQAKSGMGKTAVFVLSTLQQIEPIAGQVAALVLCHTRELAYQICHEFERFSTYLPDIKVAVFYGGVNIKLHKELLKNECPHAVVGTPGRILALARDKDLSLRNVRHFILDECDKMLESLDMRRDVQEIFKMTPHDKQVMMFSATLSKEIRPVCKKFMQDPMEIYVDDEAKLTLHGLVQHYIKLSETEKNRKLNDLLDALDFNQVVIFVKSVSRAAELNKLLVECNFPSICIHSGMSQEERLTRYKGFKEGHKRILVATDLVGRGIDIERVNIVINYDMPDSADTYLHRVGRAGRFGTKGLAITFVSSASDSEVLNQVQERFEVDIKELPEQIDTSTYTC